A single Penaeus vannamei isolate JL-2024 chromosome 22, ASM4276789v1, whole genome shotgun sequence DNA region contains:
- the LOC138865789 gene encoding uncharacterized protein — translation MYPPSLEKFKSSSLYEQMCPPSLEKFKSSSRYEQMYPPSLEKFKSSSRYEQMCPPPLEKFKSSSRYEQMYPPSPEKFKSSSRYEQMYPPSLEKFISSSLYEQMCPPPLEKFKSSSLYEQMYPPSPEKFKSSSRYEQMCPPSLEKFKSSSLYEQMCPPPLEKFKSSSLYEQMCPPSLEKFKSSSRYEQMCPPSLEKFISSSRYEQMCPPSPEKFISSSRYEQMYPPSPEKFKSSSRYEQMCPPSVEKFKSSSRYEQMYPPSLEKFKSSSRYEQICPPSLEKFKSSSRYEQMCPPSLEKFKSSSRYEQMCPPSLEKFKSSSRYEQISSRYEQMCPPSLEKFKSSSRYEQICPPSLEKFKSSSRYEQMCPPSLEKFKSSSRYEQMCPPSLEKFKSSSRYEQMCVWTFRGPASATGQLATPPCCNWPVADYASS, via the exons atgtatccaccatcgctcgaaaagttcaaaagttcttcACTCTATGAACAAATGTGTCCACCATCGCTcgaaaagttcaaaagttcttcacgctatgaacaaatgtatccaccatcgctcgaaaagttcaaaagttcttcACGGTATGAACAAATGTGTCCACCACCGCTcgaaaagttcaaaagttcttcACGCTATGAACAAATGTATCCACCATCGCCTgaaaagttcaaaagttcttcACGCTATGAACAAATGTATCCACCATCGCTCGAAAAGTTCATAAGTTCTTCACTGTATGAACAAATGTGTCCACCACCGCTcgaaaagttcaaaagttcttcACTCTATGAACAAATGTATCCACCATCGCCTgaaaagttcaaaagttcttcacgctatgaacaaatgtgtccaccatcgctcgaaaagttcaaaagttcttcACTGTATGAACAAATGTGTCCACCACCGCTcgaaaagttcaaaagttcttcACTCTATGAACAAATGTGTCCACCATCGCTcgaaaagttcaaaagttcttcACGCTATGAACAAATGTGTCCACCATCGCTCGAAAAGTTCATAAGTTCTTCACGCTATGAACAAATGTGTCCACCATCGCCCGAAAAGTTCATAAGTTCTTCACGCTATGAACAAATGTATCCACCATCGCCTgaaaagttcaaaagttcttcACGCTATGAACAAATGTGTCCACCATCGGTcgaaaagttcaaaagttcttcacgctatgaacaaatgtatccaccatcgctcgaaaagttcaaaagttcttcACGCTATGAACAAATATGTCCACCATCGCTcgaaaagttcaaaagttcttcacgctatgaacaaatgtgtccaccatcgctcgaaaagttcaaaagttcttcCCGCTATGAACAAATGTGTCCACCATCGCTcgaaaagttcaaaagttcttcacgctatgaacaaat ttcttcacgctatgaacaaatgtgtccaccatcgctcgaaaagttcaaaagttcttcACGCTATGAACAAATATGTCCACCATCGCTcgaaaagttcaaaagttcttcacgctatgaacaaatgtgtccaccatcgctcgaaaagttcaaaagttcttcCCGCTATGAACAAATGTGTCCACCATCGCTcgaaaagttcaaaagttcttcacgctatgaacaaat GTGTGTATGGACATTCAGGGGCCCAGCGTCAGCCACCGGTCAGCTGGCCACGCCTCCCTGTTGCAATTGGCCCGTTGCTGACTACGCCTCCTCCTAA